The following proteins are encoded in a genomic region of Trichocoleus sp.:
- a CDS encoding glycosyltransferase family 39 protein translates to MSKRLEEFIDWLQREKRPIDRAWSIIFLVAALVLFTFNLNGLPLRDWDEGLVAQVAREIWQAPFDSLTWLYPTLWGEPYLNKPPLIHGLIALSYAIGGVNEWTARFPGALLTAISVPLFYSMSREVFYRRTPAVFATLVYLTSLPVLRNGRLAMLDGALLCFAVLMMLCLLRSRRDLRYMLGVGIGLGLICLTKGIMVGLLLGTIALLFLVGDTPRLLKSPYTWIGLLFGCVPVALWYGAQWVHYGQVFLTNNLGTQSFQRIWADVENNHGAPWYYLLEVLKYGAPWVLFLPLGYRLAWQNRNLSWAKLALVWGVVYFLAISLMATKLPWYVLPLYPALALAIGAQLAEFWEQGRHIGVLQSELSPYPRIWIRLFGLIALVAWSGVLFFGLQYSPPETDLQAVMAAVAITMMVVVVLLIQQNAQFLTVLGWGTYLSLLLLMGSDHWVWELAEAYPVEPVAALIRGSAPASQKIYTSYPYNRPSLNFYSNRPVLPADLQNLRRVWRQASNPYLLLDQKSLEALPLKRQKIVGRAEGWVLVTKIK, encoded by the coding sequence ATGAGCAAAAGACTTGAAGAATTTATCGACTGGCTGCAACGAGAAAAGCGACCGATCGATCGGGCTTGGAGCATCATTTTTCTAGTGGCAGCGCTTGTCTTATTTACGTTTAATTTGAATGGGCTACCATTACGTGATTGGGATGAGGGGCTGGTCGCACAGGTGGCGCGGGAAATTTGGCAGGCTCCTTTTGACTCCTTGACCTGGCTTTATCCGACCCTCTGGGGTGAACCCTATCTCAACAAACCTCCTTTAATACACGGGTTGATTGCCTTGAGCTATGCGATCGGGGGTGTCAATGAGTGGACGGCTCGGTTTCCAGGCGCGCTGCTAACTGCCATTTCTGTGCCCTTGTTCTACAGCATGAGCCGCGAAGTTTTCTACCGTCGAACTCCTGCGGTTTTTGCCACGCTGGTTTATCTGACCTCCCTGCCTGTTTTGCGGAATGGACGGCTTGCCATGCTCGATGGCGCTCTGCTTTGCTTTGCAGTGCTGATGATGCTGTGTCTGCTGCGATCGCGGCGTGATTTGCGCTATATGCTTGGTGTGGGAATTGGGCTGGGATTGATCTGCTTAACCAAAGGCATCATGGTGGGGCTGTTGCTCGGTACGATCGCCCTGCTTTTCCTGGTTGGTGACACTCCTCGGCTCTTAAAGTCTCCTTATACCTGGATTGGGCTGCTGTTTGGTTGTGTTCCAGTTGCGCTCTGGTATGGGGCACAGTGGGTTCATTATGGACAGGTGTTTTTAACAAACAATCTGGGGACGCAATCGTTTCAACGAATTTGGGCAGATGTGGAAAATAATCACGGTGCGCCCTGGTACTATCTGCTAGAAGTCCTCAAGTACGGTGCGCCTTGGGTGCTGTTTCTGCCGTTGGGCTATCGACTGGCGTGGCAAAACCGTAATTTAAGCTGGGCGAAGCTGGCTCTTGTCTGGGGCGTCGTTTATTTTCTGGCGATTTCGCTGATGGCGACAAAGCTTCCCTGGTATGTCTTGCCGCTCTATCCGGCGCTGGCGCTGGCGATCGGAGCACAGCTTGCGGAATTCTGGGAGCAGGGCAGGCATATTGGCGTCCTGCAATCTGAGCTATCCCCCTATCCTCGAATCTGGATTAGGCTGTTTGGTTTAATAGCTCTAGTTGCCTGGAGCGGTGTGCTGTTTTTTGGGCTGCAATATTCGCCTCCCGAAACCGATCTTCAGGCAGTTATGGCAGCCGTCGCCATCACGATGATGGTTGTAGTCGTTCTGTTAATTCAGCAGAATGCTCAATTCTTGACAGTTTTAGGGTGGGGAACCTATCTCTCGCTGCTGCTATTGATGGGGTCAGACCACTGGGTTTGGGAACTGGCGGAGGCATATCCCGTGGAACCTGTTGCTGCCCTGATTCGGGGATCTGCACCTGCAAGCCAAAAAATTTATACGTCCTATCCTTACAACCGCCCCTCTCTGAATTTCTATAGCAATCGCCCTGTTTTACCTGCCGATTTGCAAAACCTGCGGCGTGTCTGGCGTCAAGCATCGAATCCCTATCTCTTGCTGGATCAAAAAAGCCTTGAGGCGTTGCCACTGAAACGGCAGAAAATTGTGGGGCGGGCAGAGGGCTGGGTACTGGTTACAAAAATCAAGTAA
- a CDS encoding CYTH domain-containing protein translates to MRQNITRRRTMGLEIERKFLVQSDRWRVDELGNSVLGTVYRQGYILASQERTVRIRIAGDKAFITIKGSAIGIGRAEYEYSIPVTDATEMLDTLCDRPLIEKVRHRIPIDDLVWEVDEFSGENQGLIMAEVELPQADHPVRIPDWAGQEVTGDPRYFNAYLVKHPFREWNEG, encoded by the coding sequence ATGCGACAAAACATCACCAGACGGAGGACAATGGGCTTAGAAATTGAGCGAAAGTTTTTAGTACAAAGTGACCGTTGGCGCGTAGACGAACTTGGCAACTCTGTCCTGGGAACAGTGTACCGTCAGGGCTATATTTTAGCGAGTCAGGAAAGAACAGTGCGAATCCGGATTGCCGGGGACAAAGCCTTTATCACGATTAAGGGCAGCGCGATCGGCATCGGCAGGGCTGAATATGAGTACAGCATTCCCGTTACAGATGCCACAGAAATGCTAGATACTCTGTGCGATCGACCCCTGATTGAAAAAGTCCGGCATCGCATCCCGATCGATGATCTCGTTTGGGAAGTGGATGAGTTTAGCGGCGAAAATCAGGGCTTGATTATGGCAGAAGTTGAACTTCCCCAAGCCGACCATCCCGTCCGAATCCCCGACTGGGCAGGGCAGGAAGTGACAGGTGACCCCCGCTATTTCAATGCCTACTTAGTGAAGCATCCGTTTCGAGAATGGAATGAGGGATGA
- the ffh gene encoding signal recognition particle protein: protein MFEALSDRLESAWKKLRGQDKISESNIQEALREVRRALLEADVNLQVVKDFVADVQTKALGAEVVAGVRPDQQFIKIVYDELADIMGETNVPLAEVEPAPTIVLMAGLQGTGKTTASAKLALHLRKQDRTALLVATDVYRPAAIDQLITLGKQINVPVFELGKDANPVEIARQGIEKAKADGINTVIIDTAGRLQIDESMMAELAQIKETVQPHEVLLVVDAMTGQEAANLVRTFHDQIGITGAILTKMDGDTRGGAALSVRRISGQPIKFIGVGEKVEALQPFYPDRMAQRILGMGDVLTLVEKAQEEVDLAEAEKLQEKILTAKFDFTDFLKQTRLMKNMGSLAGIVKLIPGMGNKLSDEQLRQGEEQLKRVEAMINSMTVAERRDPDLLAGSPSRRRRIAQGAGYKLEDVSKLVADFQKMRTLMQQMGQGNFPGMGGMGMPGMGDMFGGGAPAGMGRTPPGWRGYQTQNPGKKKKKEKKKKGFGSL, encoded by the coding sequence ATGTTTGAAGCCTTATCCGATCGCCTGGAATCTGCCTGGAAGAAGCTGCGGGGACAGGACAAAATCTCTGAATCGAATATTCAGGAGGCATTGCGAGAAGTCAGACGCGCCTTACTGGAAGCAGATGTCAACCTCCAGGTGGTGAAAGATTTCGTTGCAGATGTCCAGACGAAGGCACTGGGCGCAGAAGTGGTTGCGGGAGTGCGACCCGATCAACAGTTCATCAAGATTGTTTATGACGAGCTGGCTGACATTATGGGGGAAACGAACGTCCCCCTGGCAGAAGTTGAGCCTGCTCCAACGATCGTTTTGATGGCAGGTCTCCAGGGAACGGGTAAAACCACCGCATCGGCAAAGCTGGCTCTACACCTCCGCAAACAAGACCGGACTGCGCTGCTGGTGGCAACTGACGTGTATCGTCCGGCGGCGATCGATCAATTAATCACCCTGGGTAAGCAAATTAATGTCCCGGTCTTTGAGCTGGGTAAGGATGCCAACCCGGTAGAGATTGCGCGCCAGGGGATCGAAAAAGCCAAAGCCGATGGTATCAACACGGTCATTATTGATACAGCAGGTCGTCTGCAAATTGATGAGTCGATGATGGCGGAACTGGCGCAGATCAAGGAAACTGTGCAGCCGCATGAAGTCTTGCTGGTAGTGGACGCAATGACCGGGCAAGAAGCCGCCAATTTGGTGCGGACATTCCATGACCAGATTGGCATCACGGGCGCAATCTTGACCAAAATGGACGGTGATACCCGTGGGGGAGCGGCTCTTTCGGTTCGTCGGATCTCTGGACAGCCGATCAAGTTTATTGGGGTGGGCGAAAAAGTTGAAGCACTACAGCCCTTTTACCCCGATCGAATGGCACAGCGCATCCTGGGGATGGGAGATGTGCTGACGCTGGTGGAAAAAGCGCAGGAAGAAGTTGATCTGGCAGAAGCCGAAAAACTTCAGGAAAAAATTCTTACTGCCAAGTTTGACTTCACCGACTTCCTCAAGCAGACCCGCCTGATGAAGAACATGGGGTCGCTGGCAGGTATCGTCAAGCTGATTCCGGGAATGGGGAATAAGCTCTCGGATGAACAATTGCGTCAGGGTGAAGAACAACTCAAGCGCGTGGAGGCAATGATTAACTCCATGACGGTTGCCGAGCGACGTGATCCGGATCTGCTGGCAGGTTCTCCCAGCCGCCGCCGCCGTATCGCTCAAGGGGCTGGCTATAAGCTGGAAGATGTCAGCAAACTGGTGGCTGATTTTCAGAAGATGCGAACCCTGATGCAACAGATGGGACAGGGCAACTTCCCCGGAATGGGCGGGATGGGTATGCCTGGAATGGGAGATATGTTTGGCGGTGGTGCACCTGCGGGAATGGGCAGAACTCCTCCGGGATGGCGCGGCTACCAAACTCAAAATCCGGGTAAAAAGAAGAAAAAAGAGAAGAAAAAGAAGGGATTTGGCTCTCTATAA
- a CDS encoding YkvA family protein has protein sequence MADGTGQFSAQNFWDKISSFAGYAGREVVEKALTLFYASQRPETPVWAKMVIYSALAYFILPVDAVPDFIPLTGYADDLGTIAAALGAIAVCITPDIQAQAKSQADQWFRRNKTEATDQPSPQSGDTIREIAID, from the coding sequence ATGGCAGACGGAACGGGACAGTTTTCAGCGCAGAACTTTTGGGACAAAATTAGCAGCTTTGCGGGTTATGCCGGACGAGAAGTGGTGGAAAAAGCCCTGACGCTGTTTTATGCATCGCAGCGACCCGAAACTCCAGTTTGGGCAAAAATGGTGATTTATTCTGCACTCGCTTATTTTATTCTGCCTGTAGATGCTGTACCCGATTTTATTCCGCTCACAGGTTATGCCGATGATTTAGGCACGATCGCTGCCGCTTTAGGGGCAATTGCTGTTTGCATTACGCCAGATATCCAGGCACAGGCAAAAAGTCAGGCAGATCAATGGTTTAGAAGGAATAAAACTGAGGCAACCGACCAACCTTCACCTCAAAGCGGAGATACGATTCGCGAAATTGCGATCGACTAA
- a CDS encoding DUF2283 domain-containing protein: MKVIYNNATDVMRIVFKDVPVEDYNEELPHIKIDYDAEDRIVAMEISRASTFVQNPNMVEHLVIEDS, from the coding sequence ATGAAAGTTATCTATAACAACGCAACGGATGTCATGCGAATTGTCTTTAAAGATGTTCCAGTTGAAGACTATAACGAGGAGTTACCCCACATCAAAATTGACTACGACGCAGAAGACAGAATCGTGGCAATGGAGATTAGCCGCGCATCAACTTTTGTCCAAAATCCCAACATGGTAGAACATCTCGTTATTGAAGATTCGTGA
- a CDS encoding carotenoid oxygenase family protein — MVTIRSRQQPKWSQAVLQPGQEFDPVLLKVRSGAIPVGLRGSLYRNGPARLERGGQPVGHWFDGDGAILGVHFSDRGATGVYRYVQTAGYQQEQQAGKYLLANYGMTAPGAWWQRFGKGVKNAANTSVLALPDKLLALWEGGQPHALNLETLETIGLDDLEGLQGLTYSAHPKCDPKTGQIFNFGVSFGAAGTLHIYRSDRTGKIQQQGTVPLKGLPLIHDFALAGQYLIFCVPPVRLNALPLLTQLQSFSEALQWQPEQGTEIIVINRNSLELVSRFAIDPWFQWHFGNAYELGDGSVVIEIVRYKDFQTNQRLKEVASGQTQTAAESTLWQLRLDPKGQKVIEMQEVLQRGCEFPIVDPRETGQPSRYTYLSMHCQNAHIAGDLYGTIARFDSQTANLTEANLGEGCYPSEPLYAVDAIDPNQGWILTVVYDGNQNQSEVWIFDADRLDDAPVCRLALPMVIPLGFHGTWNPASST, encoded by the coding sequence ATGGTCACGATACGATCGCGGCAGCAGCCCAAATGGTCACAAGCGGTCTTACAGCCAGGTCAAGAATTTGATCCGGTTTTGCTAAAAGTGCGATCGGGTGCAATTCCGGTTGGGCTAAGAGGCTCGTTGTACCGCAATGGTCCGGCTCGGTTAGAACGTGGCGGGCAACCTGTGGGGCACTGGTTTGATGGCGATGGGGCAATTCTGGGCGTTCATTTCAGCGATCGAGGTGCAACGGGCGTTTATCGCTATGTGCAAACGGCAGGCTATCAGCAGGAGCAGCAAGCTGGAAAGTATCTTCTGGCAAACTATGGCATGACGGCTCCGGGCGCATGGTGGCAGCGATTTGGCAAAGGAGTCAAAAACGCGGCAAATACTTCGGTGCTGGCATTACCAGACAAGCTACTCGCCCTTTGGGAAGGCGGACAACCTCACGCATTAAACCTGGAAACTTTAGAGACGATCGGGCTAGATGATCTGGAAGGCTTGCAAGGCTTGACCTATTCGGCTCATCCCAAATGCGATCCGAAAACAGGTCAAATTTTTAACTTTGGGGTTAGCTTTGGTGCAGCCGGAACGCTTCATATTTATCGCAGCGATCGAACTGGCAAAATTCAGCAGCAGGGCACCGTTCCACTTAAGGGTCTGCCGCTGATTCACGATTTTGCTTTGGCGGGTCAATATCTCATTTTTTGCGTGCCGCCTGTCCGGTTAAATGCCCTCCCCCTCCTGACACAGCTTCAGAGCTTCAGCGAGGCGTTGCAGTGGCAGCCTGAGCAAGGAACCGAAATCATTGTGATCAATCGGAATAGTTTGGAACTGGTCAGCCGTTTTGCGATCGATCCCTGGTTTCAGTGGCACTTTGGCAATGCCTATGAATTGGGGGATGGCTCAGTGGTGATTGAAATAGTCCGTTACAAGGATTTTCAGACCAACCAGCGCTTAAAAGAAGTTGCCTCTGGACAAACCCAAACTGCTGCTGAGAGCACCCTATGGCAGCTTCGTCTTGATCCAAAAGGGCAGAAAGTGATTGAGATGCAGGAAGTTTTGCAGCGTGGCTGTGAGTTCCCGATCGTAGATCCCAGAGAAACCGGACAGCCTTCTCGCTATACCTACCTGTCGATGCACTGTCAGAATGCCCATATTGCTGGAGATCTGTACGGCACGATCGCCCGCTTCGACTCCCAAACAGCCAATCTGACCGAAGCCAACCTCGGTGAAGGATGCTATCCCAGTGAGCCACTTTATGCCGTAGATGCGATCGACCCAAATCAGGGTTGGATACTAACGGTTGTTTATGACGGCAACCAAAACCAGAGTGAAGTTTGGATCTTTGACGCCGATCGCCTGGATGATGCCCCCGTTTGTCGGCTGGCGCTACCTATGGTCATTCCACTCGGATTTCACGGCACCTGGAACCCCGCCTCTAGCACCTGA
- a CDS encoding S-layer homology domain-containing protein: protein MSPKRTVLLSSLAVFCLLPLAACSNSPWAQSLERSIAADPQLQTNAEGSATPTGTAELPANFPSEIPRYPNAELLEVTSGDAASASGGVNQTTLTRWSTSDTADQIRQFYQSQLNENGWKILQPASNPTPDQPIAAEKDGLRAIVTLRSPIVAPSPTTGTSGTTPTEFTIAYQLSDSTTAASPQANGSSSTPNPGDSEFVGPVLPGNSVTQSPSPSGSPAQIAGTPTNFSDVNQAPAALRSYITDLAQLGALPIRSDGRKSSNPNEFKPNQQITRREYAQWLVTANNLIFANQPARQIRLGSSSDQPAFQDIKPSDPDFGAIQGLANAGLIPSPLSGASTIVTFRPDAPLTREDLILWKVPVDLRSALPNASIDAVEKTWGFQDAARIEPQALRAVLADYQNGDQANIRRAFAYTTLFQPKKPVSRAEAAAVLWHFGSQADGVSAKDTLQGGGQPKPVGP from the coding sequence TTGTCTCCTAAACGTACCGTTCTTCTCAGTAGTTTGGCGGTCTTTTGCTTACTGCCACTTGCCGCTTGCTCAAATAGTCCTTGGGCACAATCTCTGGAACGATCGATCGCTGCTGACCCGCAACTGCAAACAAACGCGGAGGGTTCTGCCACGCCCACAGGTACGGCTGAACTTCCAGCAAACTTTCCCAGCGAGATTCCCCGTTATCCCAATGCTGAACTGCTAGAGGTGACATCGGGAGATGCAGCATCGGCATCGGGTGGCGTAAACCAGACTACGCTAACGCGATGGAGTACTTCAGACACGGCAGACCAGATCCGGCAATTTTATCAGTCGCAGCTAAACGAGAATGGCTGGAAAATTTTGCAGCCCGCTTCTAACCCCACGCCAGATCAGCCGATCGCTGCAGAAAAAGACGGTTTGCGGGCAATTGTGACGCTGCGTTCTCCGATTGTTGCACCAAGCCCGACAACTGGGACAAGCGGGACAACCCCAACTGAATTTACGATCGCCTATCAGCTTAGCGACAGCACAACTGCTGCATCACCTCAAGCGAATGGATCGAGCAGCACACCGAACCCCGGAGATTCGGAGTTTGTTGGACCTGTGCTGCCAGGAAATAGCGTCACTCAATCACCCAGCCCTTCTGGTAGCCCTGCCCAAATTGCCGGAACCCCAACAAACTTTAGCGATGTCAATCAAGCTCCGGCAGCCCTGCGATCGTACATCACAGATTTAGCGCAACTGGGAGCTTTGCCAATTCGATCGGACGGCAGGAAGTCGAGCAATCCGAACGAGTTTAAGCCAAACCAGCAAATTACGCGCCGCGAGTATGCGCAATGGTTGGTCACGGCAAATAATTTGATTTTTGCAAACCAGCCTGCCCGTCAGATTCGGTTGGGCAGTAGTTCCGATCAGCCTGCCTTTCAAGACATCAAGCCTAGTGATCCTGACTTTGGCGCAATTCAAGGACTCGCAAATGCCGGGCTGATTCCCAGCCCTCTCTCAGGCGCAAGCACGATCGTCACCTTTCGCCCAGATGCGCCGCTGACGCGAGAAGATTTGATTCTTTGGAAAGTTCCAGTCGATTTGCGCAGTGCTTTGCCAAATGCCTCGATCGATGCCGTCGAGAAAACCTGGGGCTTTCAGGATGCTGCCCGCATTGAGCCACAAGCATTACGCGCTGTCCTGGCAGACTATCAGAATGGCGATCAGGCAAATATTCGTCGTGCCTTTGCTTATACCACGCTATTTCAGCCGAAAAAGCCCGTGAGCCGAGCCGAGGCAGCAGCAGTGCTATGGCACTTTGGCTCTCAAGCTGATGGTGTTTCTGCAAAAGACACCTTGCAGGGTGGGGGGCAACCAAAACCCGTTGGACCTTAA
- a CDS encoding pentapeptide repeat-containing protein: MASFEHLALLKWGAIGWNEWRLQTPQIEPDLQQADLRGFDLSRLDLRSADLRRAYLAEANLTQANLRGARLCRANLFEATLTHATLSEAELVDAHLIGVRLTGADLQGANLRGSDLREAIGTQADFSLADLIGADLRGATLRYADLSDANLTRSELSRINLNQSNLTSATLSRANCYQAELNRAYLTKATLYKTLLTEARLVQAVLIGTTLIEINGDRADFSWANLSKANLSGASLQAANLRGANLSRTNLKGANLTGANLRGVNLTKADLSGANLSQADLSNTTLSLTTLHQTILPDGTIHH; encoded by the coding sequence ATGGCAAGTTTTGAGCATTTGGCGCTACTAAAATGGGGGGCGATCGGGTGGAATGAGTGGCGGTTGCAGACCCCGCAGATAGAGCCGGATTTGCAGCAGGCAGATTTGCGTGGATTTGATTTGAGCCGTTTGGATCTGCGAAGTGCCGATCTGCGACGAGCTTATCTGGCTGAGGCAAATTTGACACAGGCGAATCTGCGCGGGGCGAGGCTCTGTCGTGCCAATCTGTTTGAAGCAACCCTGACCCATGCAACTTTGAGCGAAGCTGAACTGGTTGATGCTCACTTAATTGGGGTGCGGCTCACAGGAGCAGACTTACAGGGCGCAAACTTGCGTGGCTCGGACTTGCGGGAGGCGATCGGAACTCAGGCAGACTTTAGCCTTGCCGACTTGATTGGAGCTGATTTGCGGGGAGCAACTCTGCGTTACGCCGACCTCAGCGATGCTAACTTGACGCGATCAGAACTGAGCCGCATCAACCTCAATCAGTCCAATCTCACCAGTGCTACCCTTAGCCGCGCCAATTGCTACCAGGCTGAACTGAACCGCGCCTACCTCACGAAAGCCACTCTCTACAAAACGCTGTTAACGGAAGCACGCCTTGTCCAGGCAGTTCTGATTGGCACAACCCTGATTGAAATCAACGGCGATCGAGCTGACTTCAGTTGGGCAAACCTCAGCAAAGCTAATCTATCGGGTGCGAGTCTCCAAGCTGCTAATCTGCGTGGAGCAAACCTGAGCCGCACCAACCTCAAAGGTGCAAACCTCACCGGAGCGAATCTGCGCGGCGTCAACCTGACCAAAGCAGACTTGAGTGGCGCTAATCTCTCTCAAGCTGACCTGAGCAACACCACCCTTTCCCTCACCACCCTTCACCAAACCATCCTTCCTGACGGCACAATTCATCACTAA
- the mtnB gene encoding methylthioribulose 1-phosphate dehydratase, whose product MLNSSNLREALSWVIQDIYDQGWAQGTGGNFSAVSSRTPLTLLMAPSGVDKGMVQPKDLIEVNQQGEVVQGKGRASAETLLHLAIVQTTGAGAVLHTHSVFNTLLSEHFAPQEKLILTGYEMLKGLEGVQTHEAIVKIPILPNSQDMQSLSQTIQLLLSATPLTYGFLVTGHGLYTWGDTLFQARRHLEILEFLFELTYRKLTLQAH is encoded by the coding sequence ATGCTGAACTCTTCAAATCTGCGGGAAGCCCTTAGCTGGGTGATTCAGGATATTTATGATCAGGGCTGGGCACAAGGGACAGGCGGTAATTTTAGTGCAGTGAGTAGCCGCACGCCGCTGACGTTGCTGATGGCTCCGAGTGGAGTCGATAAAGGCATGGTTCAGCCAAAAGATTTAATCGAAGTGAACCAGCAGGGGGAGGTAGTTCAGGGCAAGGGGCGGGCTTCCGCAGAAACGTTGCTGCATTTGGCGATCGTTCAAACCACAGGCGCCGGAGCTGTTCTGCACACCCACTCTGTCTTTAACACGCTGCTCTCAGAGCATTTTGCCCCGCAGGAGAAGCTGATTCTGACAGGTTACGAAATGTTAAAAGGGCTAGAGGGAGTCCAAACGCATGAGGCGATCGTCAAGATCCCCATTTTGCCCAACTCTCAAGACATGCAGTCTCTCAGCCAAACCATTCAACTGCTGCTCTCGGCGACCCCACTCACCTATGGTTTTCTGGTGACAGGGCATGGGTTATATACTTGGGGAGATACGTTGTTTCAGGCAAGGCGACACCTGGAAATTCTAGAATTTCTGTTTGAGTTGACCTACCGCAAATTGACGCTGCAAGCGCACTAA